TTTTTCAACAATTTTAATTACTAATTTAATTTTTGCATTCTTTTTATTTCCTAAAGCTATTATTGATTACAATTTAGAATCTATAAATGGTCACACTTTAGCAAGTTATATCTATAATAAAATTTTACCTGAAAAAGGTTCTTTAGATTTTTCTTTTGGTAAAGCCGCTGCTTCAAGCATTATTTCAATTTTATATATTATTTTTTTATTATTTATAATTAAAATTTTTAATTTTAAAAATATTAAAAAAATGTTAAAGGTTAAAAAATATTTCAAAAATGTTAAAAAAAATTATTAAAAACTTGTTAAAAATATCAATTCTTTCATTTTTAGTTTTATTACTTTTATATCCTATTTATTATTTATTATTGTTTTCATTTTTAAGTAAAAAAGAATTTCAAGATAATGTTTTACCATTGTTTAGCCTTAACATAAATTTTTCAAACTATCATGAAATATTTAATGAAAACTTTAACAAAGCATTATTATTAACATTAAGTTCAGTTTTTGTGATGATTATTTTTAGAATAACTGTTTATAGTTGTTCAACAATTATTTTTATTAATATTAAAAATATTGCAAAAAAAACTTTTCTTTTTTTAATTTTAATAATTACAGTAATTCCGGAATTTAGTCTTTATTTGGGATTGAAAAAGATTTTATTTAGCATAGATGAACAAAAAAAATTCTTTTTTATTACAATGACAGCTAATTCAATTTTCGCCTACTTTTTATTAAATTATTTATTTAGGCAGGTAGAAAAAATCAAAAAAGAAAAACAATTTATAATTTTAAATGATAATTTAAGTGCTTTAGACAAATTAAGAATAGTTTACTTACCAAAATTAAAAATGCCTTATTTCCTAATTATTATTTTTAGTATCATTAATGTTTGAAATGATTATTTATGACCTAACTTTTTATTATCAGGTTTTAAAGAACAAAATATTACAATTTGATTCCGAGGTTTGGGTGAGGTTGGGTTAGGTGCTTCATTTGTTAATGTTAAAGCAGCTGGTGCATTTGTCTCGCTTTCTATTCCATATATGTTTTATCTGATATTTTCTAAATTTATTAATCGTGAATTAAGAAAATAAAATTATAATCTAAATATTATTGTAATAATTTATAAAACTTTATTTAGTTATTTTTAATAATAAAAAACATAAGTGTATTTTCTTTACTTATGTTTTTTATTATTTAAATTCTATTTTTTCAAAAAAAACATTATAATTATAATTATAATGAAATTTAGTATAATGGAATATGGTTTGATAGACATAAATAGAAGCTCTGAAGAAGCATTTAAAAATATTGAAAAAACTGCTATTTTAGCAGAGAAATTAAATTTTGATACTATTTGATTTGCAGAGCATCACAATGTTTATTCTTTAGGTTTGAGTAACCCACTTTTAGCCATGGCTTACATTGCAAACAAAACAAAAAAAATTAACTTAGGATCTGCAGGTATTTTACTTTGTCATTATGCACCTTATAAAATTGCTGAAGATATCTTTAGTCTTCAAATTTTCAATTTTAAAAGATTTAAATTTGGAATTGGTTCAAACCCTGGTTTACCACCTGTTCAACTAGCTATGAACACTACTTTAAACTATCATGAGAAATTTTTGCAATTATTGCATTATTTAAAAATTAAAAAAATGACTTTAGAGTCTGATAACGTAATTTCAATACCTTATAGTGAAAATAAACCAGACATTTGAATGCTTGTAAGCTCAGTTGAAGGTGCTACTTTTGCTGCAGAAAATAATCTAAAAATGATATATGGATTTTTCTTGAATAGCAATTACGAAACATTTGAAAAAGCTCTAAAAATATATAAAACAAACTGGAAAAATAGTTTTTCAAAACCAGAAATTGCTTTTGCAATAAATATAATTATTGAAGAAAATAAAGAAAAGGCAAAAAAATTAGCTGAATCTTTTGATGTTTACTTACTAGGTAAAAATGATTTTAATGAATTTAAACATTTTCCAGATTTAAAAGACATTAAAAATTATAAATATGATACAAAAGATTTAGAAACAATTAAAAACACAAAAAATAAAACTATTTTTGGCGATTCAAAAATAGTAAAAGAAAAAATTATGGAAATAGCTAATAAGTATCAAATAAATCATTTTGTTGCTTGCCAGTTATTACCAAATTATAAACAGAGATTGAAAAATTTAAAATTTATAAGTAAAACATTTGAATTAACAAAGGAATAGAAATGAAAAAAATTGATAATTTTTTAATAATTGAAAAAAATGGTGATATTTATACAATTTATCCTTCTGCTGAATTACAAGATGACATAGGAACCACTGGTTTTTTGCAATATCAAAAAGACAAGAAGCATTTAAAGAAAGGTGATTTAGTTTTAACAATTGAGGCATCAAAAGCTGTCTTATATGTCAGAACACCAATTAGTGGTACAATAATTGAAATTAATGAAAATGCTATTAAAAAACCTGATTTAATTAACTCACATTTAGATAATGAAAACTGAATTGTTAAGTTAAAAGATGTAAATTTTGAAGAGTTTGATATTTTAGAAGACTATTAAAAATTATGGAAATAGCTAAAAAAATAAAAAATATTTTAGATCAAGCAGATGCAATTTTAGTTGGAATAGGATCAGGTATGACTAATGCAGATGATATTAGCTATTATGGACAAAGATTTGATCAAAATTTTAGTGATTTCAAAGAAAAATTTAAATTCATTGATATGCTACAAGCATCTGTTTATCACTTTAATGATTGAAGAACATATTGAGCTTTTCACAGTCGCTTTACTAAGATGAATTATTATGACCAAGAAACAGGACCATCATTTTTAAACTTAAAAACCATTTTAAAAAATAAAAACTTTTTTATTATTACTACCAACTCAGATAGCGCAATTGATAAAGCACATTTTGATTCAAATAAATATTTTCATATTCAAGGTAAATATAATTTGATGCAATGTTCACAAAAATGTTCAAACAAAACATATGAAAATCAAGAATTAATAAATGAAATGATTGCTAAACAAGAAAATTGCATGATTCCACATGAATTATTACCTAGATGTGAATTTTGTGATGCAATTTTAGAGGTAAATAAAAGAAATTGCTTCTATGAATTGGCACAAAATGAGGTGTTTAAAACAGAAGAAAAAAATTACAATTTATTTTTACAAAAAAATAAAAATAGAAAAATTGTTTACTGAGAAATTGGGTGTGGGAACATTACACCACAATTTATTAAGTGGAATTTTTGAAAATTAACTGAAGAAAATCCAAAATCTACATATTTAGTTTTAAACAAAAAACAATATAGAATGAACAAAAATATTATTAATCAAACTAAATATTTTCAAATTGATATAGCAACTATTTTAAAAAAAATAGCAGATTTATACAAGGAGTAGTTAAAAATGATTATTGTTGAACCGATTAGAAATAATAAATATATTTCAGATGGCGCATATCACATGGCCATGCAAGTTTGATTTTTTCAAAATTATAATAAACTAAATTTAAATAATAAAACTTTAATTTTCCCTTATATTTCAGATCCACATGTTCAAATTGGATATTTCCAAAATCCACTAATGGAAATAAATAAAAATTTTCTAAACAAAATTCAAGTAGTAAGAAGAAATACAGGTGGTGGAGCAATATATCTGGATTCTAATATTGTAGCTTTTTGTTTTGTTAAAAAAATTGAAGAAAAAATAACTTATAAGGACTTTTATGAAAAGCCAATTACAGTTTTAAAAAAAATGGGACTTAGTAATGTTGAATTTAGTGGAAAAAATGATTTGACTTTAGATAATAAAAAAATATCTGGAGCAGCTTTTTTAATGGATAATAACATTTTTTATGGTGGTTTTTCATTAATATATGACATTGATTATGAAATGATGCAAAACATTTTGCAAATTAATTTGAATAAGTTTAAAGCAAAAGGAATTAGTTCTATAAGACAAAGAGTTACTTCTTTTAAAAATCATCTTTTAAAAGAGTACCAAAACCTTACTACACATGAATTCAAAAATGAATTTCTAAATTTATTTTTAAGTATTAGTGAAACAAAAAATGTAGAAAAATTTATTATTACAGAAGAAATTTGAAAAGAAATAGATTATTTAGTTGAAACTAAATATAAAAATTGAGATTGAACTTATGGCTTAAGTCCAAGATATTCATATAACAAAGAAAAAAGATTCGAAGCTGGTACATTAAATGTTTCATTAGATATTGAAAATGGCAAAATAAATCAAATAAAAATTAGTGGTGATTTTTTTCTAAAACCTCAAAAGCAAATAGAAGCACTAGAAAAAGCATTACTTAAAATTCCATTAAAAAAAGAGGAATTAATCAAAGCTTTAAAAATAATTGATTTTGAAAACTATTTTTTAAAACCAATAAAAATTGATGAATTTATAGATTTAATTTTAAATTAAAAAAATAATGCAAAACAAAGAATACAAAAAATTATTCACAAAACTAAAGTTAAAAAATTTTTTATTAAAAAATAGATTTGTATTATCTCCTATTACATTAAATGTTTCTACAAAAAATGGTATTGCTACTAAAAAAGATTATGACTATGCACTAAAAAGAGCGCATAGTGCTCCTTTAGCAATAACAACTGCCGCAAATATTAATAAAGAAGGTAGATTATTTGAATTTTCATTAGCAGCAGATAGAACAAAAAATATTTCTTCGCTTTCTAAACTTGCTTTAGCAATGAAAAATAAAGGTGCAAAAGCTATTTTACAATTAACACATTCTGGGAGATATTCTATCGCCACTCAAAAGAAACTTAATTATGTTGTTGGACCGTCTGAAAAAAAATTAAATTTTCCTATTCAACACACAGTAAAAGAGTTAAAAATAAGAGAAATAAAAAAAATAATTAGAGATTATGAGAAAGCAACTTTAGTTGCTATCAAGGCTGGTTTTGATGGAATTGAAATATCCTCAGCTCAAAAATTACTTTTACAAACTTTTTTTTCAAAAAATGAAAATCAACGAACAGATTTATATGGAACACAAAACCTTTTAAATCGTTCAAGAATATCTTTGGAAGTTTTTAGAGCAGTTCAAAAAGTTATAAAAGAAAATGCTGATGATAATTTTATTTTAGGTTATAGAGCTACACCAGAAGAAATAGTTGGACAAGATGTTGGTTACAATTTTGATGAATTTTTAGAATTTATGACTTTACTTTTAAAAGAAGTACAAATAGATTATTTAGCACTTGCTAGTTGAGGTAAAAAAATATATTTAAGCAAAGTAAGGACATTTAGTAAAAAATATTATGGAATGTTGTGAACAGAAGCAATAAAAAAACATTTTAAAAATAAAATTAATTTGATGATAAATGGGGGAATAAGCAGTTATGAAGACTGTATTGAAGCAATCAAACATGCAGATTTAATTGGTTTGTCATCTGTTTTTATAGTTGAACCAGATTTTGTAAACAAAATTAAAAAT
This Mesomycoplasma neurolyticum DNA region includes the following protein-coding sequences:
- a CDS encoding glycine cleavage system protein H, with the translated sequence MKKIDNFLIIEKNGDIYTIYPSAELQDDIGTTGFLQYQKDKKHLKKGDLVLTIEASKAVLYVRTPISGTIIEINENAIKKPDLINSHLDNENWIVKLKDVNFEEFDILEDY
- a CDS encoding oxidoreductase, producing MQNKEYKKLFTKLKLKNFLLKNRFVLSPITLNVSTKNGIATKKDYDYALKRAHSAPLAITTAANINKEGRLFEFSLAADRTKNISSLSKLALAMKNKGAKAILQLTHSGRYSIATQKKLNYVVGPSEKKLNFPIQHTVKELKIREIKKIIRDYEKATLVAIKAGFDGIEISSAQKLLLQTFFSKNENQRTDLYGTQNLLNRSRISLEVFRAVQKVIKENADDNFILGYRATPEEIVGQDVGYNFDEFLEFMTLLLKEVQIDYLALASWGKKIYLSKVRTFSKKYYGMLWTEAIKKHFKNKINLMINGGISSYEDCIEAIKHADLIGLSSVFIVEPDFVNKIKNQQLDKINLKISKKDLKKLAIPKKAFKKIEIMLDYSASIPEVTRDFFKKNNK
- a CDS encoding lipoate--protein ligase, whose amino-acid sequence is MIIVEPIRNNKYISDGAYHMAMQVWFFQNYNKLNLNNKTLIFPYISDPHVQIGYFQNPLMEINKNFLNKIQVVRRNTGGGAIYLDSNIVAFCFVKKIEEKITYKDFYEKPITVLKKMGLSNVEFSGKNDLTLDNKKISGAAFLMDNNIFYGGFSLIYDIDYEMMQNILQINLNKFKAKGISSIRQRVTSFKNHLLKEYQNLTTHEFKNEFLNLFLSISETKNVEKFIITEEIWKEIDYLVETKYKNWDWTYGLSPRYSYNKEKRFEAGTLNVSLDIENGKINQIKISGDFFLKPQKQIEALEKALLKIPLKKEELIKALKIIDFENYFLKPIKIDEFIDLILN
- a CDS encoding SIR2 family NAD-dependent protein deacylase, with amino-acid sequence MEIAKKIKNILDQADAILVGIGSGMTNADDISYYGQRFDQNFSDFKEKFKFIDMLQASVYHFNDWRTYWAFHSRFTKMNYYDQETGPSFLNLKTILKNKNFFIITTNSDSAIDKAHFDSNKYFHIQGKYNLMQCSQKCSNKTYENQELINEMIAKQENCMIPHELLPRCEFCDAILEVNKRNCFYELAQNEVFKTEEKNYNLFLQKNKNRKIVYWEIGCGNITPQFIKWNFWKLTEENPKSTYLVLNKKQYRMNKNIINQTKYFQIDIATILKKIADLYKE
- a CDS encoding ABC transporter permease family protein, with protein sequence MLKKIIKNLLKISILSFLVLLLLYPIYYLLLFSFLSKKEFQDNVLPLFSLNINFSNYHEIFNENFNKALLLTLSSVFVMIIFRITVYSCSTIIFINIKNIAKKTFLFLILIITVIPEFSLYLGLKKILFSIDEQKKFFFITMTANSIFAYFLLNYLFRQVEKIKKEKQFIILNDNLSALDKLRIVYLPKLKMPYFLIIIFSIINVWNDYLWPNFLLSGFKEQNITIWFRGLGEVGLGASFVNVKAAGAFVSLSIPYMFYLIFSKFINRELRK
- a CDS encoding MsnO8 family LLM class oxidoreductase, with amino-acid sequence MKFSIMEYGLIDINRSSEEAFKNIEKTAILAEKLNFDTIWFAEHHNVYSLGLSNPLLAMAYIANKTKKINLGSAGILLCHYAPYKIAEDIFSLQIFNFKRFKFGIGSNPGLPPVQLAMNTTLNYHEKFLQLLHYLKIKKMTLESDNVISIPYSENKPDIWMLVSSVEGATFAAENNLKMIYGFFLNSNYETFEKALKIYKTNWKNSFSKPEIAFAINIIIEENKEKAKKLAESFDVYLLGKNDFNEFKHFPDLKDIKNYKYDTKDLETIKNTKNKTIFGDSKIVKEKIMEIANKYQINHFVACQLLPNYKQRLKNLKFISKTFELTKE